The Opitutaceae bacterium genome has a window encoding:
- a CDS encoding putative manganese-dependent inorganic diphosphatase has protein sequence MNAIPSTSPDTTYVIGHRNPDADSICSAIAYAHLKRLTGDSSCVAARCGNSNARIDTILSRFNQPLPQYVGDVIPRVDDIMVRDVVKISGETTCAEALELIEAHNLRALPVVDDDNVLQGFISVFQLGGYFTPKIREPREMRHVSTSLPAVVRALKARVLHLEDGDAIEDLYVKIGAMDIRSFGRFSQAEDIPHNQSIIVVGDRWDIQQRSIQIGVRLLVITGNLEIDEEVIQQARDKGVSLVVSPYDSATTAWIIRTASTVSQIVEKDCLTFSADEKLSEVRRRVATNSQPAYMVTDDDRRLIGLFTKTNLLEPTRPRLILVDHNELNQAVPGADQVGIAEIIDHHRLAPLTTQQPILFINEPVGSTCTIVADLFRRDGHNPGADIAGIMMGGIIADTLNLNSPTSTPKDGILLRWLEEIAGVAADDLANLIFSSGSVILGLSADKVVRSDFKLYDEESARFAVSQVEELGFANFWNHARDLGDALEALRESEDLLFAALLVTDINTQNSLLLVKGEPVLIERIPYPNVEHDDIFDLPGIVSRKKQLIPFLTSMLKTMSTDGLLVG, from the coding sequence GTGAACGCCATTCCCTCAACTTCCCCGGACACCACCTACGTCATCGGGCACCGCAACCCCGATGCCGATTCGATCTGCTCCGCCATCGCCTACGCCCACCTGAAGCGGCTGACCGGTGACAGCTCCTGCGTCGCCGCCCGCTGCGGCAACAGCAACGCCCGGATCGATACCATTCTCTCCCGCTTCAATCAGCCCCTGCCCCAATACGTGGGCGATGTCATCCCCCGGGTCGACGACATCATGGTCCGCGATGTGGTGAAGATCTCCGGGGAAACCACCTGCGCCGAAGCCCTCGAACTCATCGAAGCCCACAACCTGCGGGCCCTGCCCGTGGTCGACGACGACAATGTCCTGCAAGGTTTCATTTCCGTCTTCCAACTCGGCGGCTACTTCACCCCGAAGATCCGGGAACCACGCGAGATGCGCCATGTTTCGACCAGCCTCCCCGCCGTGGTCCGGGCCCTCAAGGCCAGGGTCCTCCATCTTGAGGACGGCGACGCCATCGAGGACCTCTACGTCAAGATCGGGGCCATGGACATCCGCTCCTTCGGGCGCTTCTCCCAGGCCGAGGATATCCCGCACAATCAGTCCATCATCGTGGTCGGCGACCGCTGGGACATCCAGCAGCGCTCGATCCAGATCGGCGTCCGTCTGCTCGTCATCACCGGCAATCTGGAAATCGATGAGGAGGTCATCCAACAGGCTCGCGACAAGGGCGTCAGTCTCGTGGTCAGCCCCTACGATTCCGCCACCACCGCATGGATCATCCGGACCGCCTCCACCGTCTCCCAGATCGTCGAGAAGGACTGCCTGACCTTCAGCGCGGACGAGAAGCTCTCCGAGGTCCGCCGACGGGTCGCCACCAACAGCCAGCCCGCCTACATGGTGACCGACGACGACCGCCGCCTGATCGGACTCTTCACCAAGACCAATCTCCTCGAGCCAACCCGCCCCCGGCTCATCCTTGTCGATCACAACGAGCTGAACCAGGCCGTCCCCGGCGCCGACCAGGTCGGCATCGCCGAGATCATCGACCATCACCGACTCGCCCCCCTCACCACCCAGCAGCCCATCCTCTTCATCAACGAACCGGTCGGCTCCACCTGCACCATTGTGGCCGACCTCTTCCGCCGCGACGGCCATAATCCGGGTGCCGACATCGCCGGGATCATGATGGGGGGAATCATCGCCGACACCCTCAACCTGAACAGCCCCACCTCGACTCCGAAGGACGGCATCCTGTTGCGCTGGCTCGAGGAGATCGCTGGGGTTGCGGCCGACGACCTCGCCAATCTCATCTTCTCCAGCGGATCCGTCATTCTCGGCCTCAGCGCCGACAAAGTCGTCCGCTCCGACTTCAAGCTTTACGATGAAGAGAGCGCCCGCTTCGCCGTCTCCCAGGTCGAGGAATTGGGCTTCGCCAATTTCTGGAACCACGCCCGGGACCTCGGCGACGCCCTCGAGGCTTTGCGCGAATCAGAAGACCTTCTCTTCGCCGCCCTCCTGGTAACGGATATCAACACCCAGAATTCCCTTCTCCTGGTTAAGGGCGAGCCGGTCCTGATCGAGCGCATTCCCTACCCCAACGTCGAACACGACGACATCTTCGACCTGCCGGGCATCGTCAGCCGCAAGAAGCAGCTCAT
- a CDS encoding prepilin-type N-terminal cleavage/methylation domain-containing protein, translating to MIAKTFHKKRAGFTLIELLTVVAIIGILAAILIPTVGKVRETARRTVDASNLRQIGQGALIFANENNDKLPGQTYVIEAGRVLNGPSGGTAMTLHYYAAALATNASLNDAAVWVSGSDNSTNLPLLPSSIFQGATTDPDTGDPVPPQINAAFDGKDLSFAVMLGLNVSSHPSTTPIAWTRGLLATGLWSDANAIYNSEGGHIVFMGGNVAFYRNVVDRLVIPSSGVATSNIQDVIDAVNNGKALDQGDGQVYGPAGG from the coding sequence ATGATCGCAAAAACCTTCCATAAGAAGCGCGCCGGCTTTACGCTCATCGAGCTTCTCACTGTCGTCGCCATCATCGGCATCCTCGCCGCCATCCTTATCCCCACCGTTGGCAAGGTCCGTGAAACCGCCCGCCGCACCGTCGACGCCAGCAACCTCCGCCAGATCGGCCAGGGCGCTTTGATCTTTGCGAATGAGAATAACGATAAACTGCCGGGACAGACCTACGTTATTGAAGCGGGTCGAGTTCTCAACGGTCCTTCTGGAGGTACCGCAATGACGCTGCACTACTACGCGGCGGCTCTGGCCACCAACGCTTCGCTGAACGATGCCGCGGTCTGGGTCAGCGGGAGCGATAATTCCACCAATCTGCCATTGCTTCCCTCGTCGATCTTCCAAGGTGCAACGACAGATCCGGATACAGGTGATCCGGTTCCACCCCAGATCAATGCTGCCTTCGACGGCAAGGATCTCTCGTTTGCCGTCATGCTGGGTCTCAATGTGAGCAGTCACCCTTCCACTACACCTATCGCATGGACCCGCGGATTACTGGCCACTGGACTCTGGTCGGACGCCAATGCAATTTACAATTCCGAAGGCGGCCACATTGTCTTTATGGGCGGCAATGTCGCTTTCTACCGCAACGTGGTCGATCGCCTCGTCATTCCTTCGTCCGGCGTGGCAACCAGCAACATCCAGGATGTCATTGATGCCGTCAATAACGGCAAAGCCTTGGATCAAGGCGACGGGCAAGTCTACGGCCCCGCCGGAGGTTGA